The Formosa sp. Hel1_33_131 genome window below encodes:
- a CDS encoding SufE family protein has translation MNIETIQADLIDEFSMFDDWMERYEHMIDLGKSLPLIDSKFKTEDNIIKGCQSKVWLHADLESEKVVFSADSDAIITKGIVAILIRVFSNQSPDTILNTSTDFIDEIGLKEHLSPTRANGLVSMVKKIKMYALAYQTQIGL, from the coding sequence ATGAATATTGAAACGATACAAGCGGATTTAATAGATGAGTTTTCCATGTTTGACGATTGGATGGAGCGGTATGAACACATGATCGATTTGGGAAAATCATTACCTCTCATCGATTCAAAATTCAAAACGGAAGACAATATCATCAAAGGCTGCCAGAGTAAAGTTTGGCTTCATGCCGATTTGGAAAGTGAAAAAGTCGTGTTTTCTGCCGACAGTGATGCCATTATCACAAAAGGCATTGTTGCGATTTTAATACGTGTATTTTCAAACCAAAGTCCTGATACTATCTTAAATACCTCAACCGATTTTATTGACGAAATTGGACTTAAAGAACACTTGTCTCCTACCCGAGCAAACGGATTGGTGAGTATGGTAAAAAAAATAAAAATGTATGCGCTTGCATATCAAACACAAATAGGATTATGA
- a CDS encoding aminotransferase class V-fold PLP-dependent enzyme, with translation MNNLNSNTPFDVETIRKDFPILSRTVNGKPLIYLDNAATSQTPQQVIDVIVDYYSNYNSNIHRGVHTLSQEATDKYEGARHTIQKHFNAAHAHEIIFTSGTTHSINLVANGFASFLNENDTILVSALEHHSNIVPWQMLCEKTKATLKVIPMTSEGALDMAAYDDLLLLNPKLVFVNHISNALGTINPIEEMIQKAHSVGAAILVDGAQACPHIKPDVQALDVDFYVTSGHKMCGPTGVGMLYAKESWLHKLPPYQGGGEMISEVTFEKTTYAGLPHKFEAGTPNICGGIAFGAAIDYMNSIGFDAIAAYEHELLEYATEKLNAIEGMQIYGPKTDKTSVISFNIEGVHAYDLGTIVDKLGIAIRTGQHCAQPIMDFFKVSGTARASFCFYNTKEEVDTFVAGVKKAAMMLR, from the coding sequence ATGAATAACCTAAATTCAAATACCCCTTTTGATGTAGAAACGATTCGAAAGGATTTTCCAATTCTCTCAAGAACCGTTAATGGGAAACCATTAATTTATCTTGATAATGCCGCTACATCACAAACCCCACAACAGGTCATTGATGTCATTGTCGATTATTATTCTAATTACAATTCCAATATTCATAGAGGAGTTCATACCTTAAGTCAGGAAGCAACTGACAAATATGAAGGCGCACGCCACACCATTCAAAAGCATTTTAATGCGGCGCATGCACATGAAATTATTTTTACCTCAGGAACAACCCACAGTATTAATTTAGTGGCCAATGGATTTGCAAGTTTTCTAAACGAAAATGATACCATTCTGGTCTCGGCACTCGAGCACCACAGTAATATTGTACCCTGGCAAATGCTTTGCGAAAAAACCAAGGCCACCTTAAAAGTAATTCCGATGACTTCAGAAGGTGCCTTAGATATGGCTGCTTATGATGACTTGTTACTTTTAAATCCAAAATTGGTATTTGTCAATCATATTTCCAATGCCTTAGGAACCATTAACCCTATTGAGGAAATGATTCAAAAAGCACATTCAGTAGGCGCTGCCATATTGGTTGATGGTGCACAAGCTTGCCCACACATCAAGCCAGATGTACAAGCCTTGGATGTTGATTTTTACGTGACCTCAGGTCATAAAATGTGTGGCCCAACAGGTGTAGGAATGCTGTATGCAAAAGAATCGTGGTTGCATAAATTACCACCTTATCAAGGGGGTGGCGAAATGATTTCTGAAGTGACCTTTGAAAAAACAACCTATGCAGGTCTGCCTCATAAATTTGAAGCGGGAACTCCAAACATTTGTGGAGGCATTGCTTTTGGAGCTGCGATTGACTATATGAATTCGATTGGTTTTGATGCAATTGCCGCTTATGAACACGAACTTTTAGAGTATGCCACTGAAAAATTAAATGCGATTGAAGGCATGCAAATCTATGGTCCAAAAACGGATAAAACCTCGGTTATTTCTTTTAATATAGAGGGCGTTCATGCTTATGACTTAGGTACTATCGTTGATAAACTGGGGATTGCCATTCGTACGGGTCAACACTGTGCGCAACCCATTATGGATTTCTTTAAAGTCTCTGGAACTGCGAGAGCTTCGTTTTGTTTTTATAACACCAAAGAAGAAGTAGACACTTTTGTAGCGGGCGTTAAAAAGGCAGCCATGATGTTGCGTTAG
- the sufD gene encoding Fe-S cluster assembly protein SufD — protein MELKEKLVSSFIAFENQISLDNTFVHDIRTEAIKRFESEGFPAKKDEAWKYTSLGKVLKQDFSVFVKTEFAVEYKDVQPYFIHDIDSYKIVFVDGKYASHLSETTHEGIDICLMSAAFSKPKYRVVIENYFNKIAEKDSLTSLNTAFSNEGAYIHITKNKLVEKPIQIIHFSTGSEAALLLQPRNLIVVDENAHVQIIERHQSLTDNPTLTNSVTEIFAAKRGIVDYYKVQNDKENASLIDSTFIDQARESHVSVHTFSFGGKLTRNNLNFYQNGEYIDSTLNGVTIIGNKQHVDHNTLVHHIEPNCESHQDYKGIFGDSSTGVFNGKVLVNREAQKTNAFQSNNNLLISDKASINTKPQLEIFADDVKCSHGCTIGQLDEDALFYLRARGIPEKEAKALLMYAFANNVLESVKIPQLKNRINALIAEKLGVNIGFDL, from the coding sequence ATGGAACTTAAAGAAAAATTAGTATCCTCTTTTATTGCTTTTGAAAATCAGATTTCATTAGACAACACTTTTGTACATGATATTCGCACAGAGGCGATAAAGCGCTTTGAATCTGAAGGCTTCCCTGCCAAGAAAGATGAGGCTTGGAAATACACTTCCTTAGGGAAAGTCTTGAAACAAGATTTTAGTGTGTTTGTAAAAACAGAATTCGCTGTTGAATATAAAGATGTTCAACCCTATTTTATACATGACATTGACAGTTACAAAATTGTATTTGTCGATGGAAAATATGCATCACATCTCTCAGAAACTACACATGAAGGCATCGATATTTGTTTGATGTCTGCTGCTTTCAGCAAGCCTAAATACCGTGTGGTCATCGAAAACTATTTTAATAAAATAGCTGAGAAAGATAGCTTGACATCCTTGAATACTGCGTTTTCAAATGAAGGAGCTTACATTCATATCACTAAAAATAAATTGGTTGAAAAACCAATTCAAATCATTCATTTTTCAACGGGGAGTGAAGCAGCACTTTTGCTTCAACCCAGAAACTTAATTGTGGTAGATGAAAATGCACATGTTCAGATTATAGAACGCCACCAAAGTCTTACAGACAATCCAACATTGACCAACAGTGTCACCGAAATTTTTGCTGCAAAACGTGGAATTGTTGATTATTATAAAGTTCAAAACGACAAAGAAAACGCATCACTCATCGATAGCACTTTTATAGACCAAGCAAGAGAAAGTCATGTTTCGGTACACACCTTTAGTTTTGGAGGAAAATTAACTCGAAATAATTTGAACTTTTATCAAAACGGGGAATACATTGACTCCACTTTAAATGGAGTTACCATTATTGGAAACAAACAACATGTCGATCACAACACGTTGGTACATCATATTGAGCCCAATTGTGAAAGCCATCAAGATTATAAAGGTATTTTTGGCGACAGCTCTACTGGAGTTTTTAATGGAAAAGTACTCGTTAATAGAGAAGCTCAAAAAACAAATGCATTTCAGTCCAACAATAACTTGCTTATCAGTGACAAAGCGAGCATCAACACCAAGCCTCAGCTAGAGATTTTTGCGGATGATGTAAAGTGTTCTCACGGTTGTACGATTGGACAGTTGGATGAAGATGCACTATTTTATTTACGTGCCAGAGGGATTCCTGAAAAAGAAGCCAAGGCCCTTTTGATGTATGCTTTTGCGAATAACGTTTTGGAAAGTGTGAAAATTCCACAACTAAAAAATAGAATAAACGCCTTAATTGCCGAAAAATTAGGAGTTAATATAGGATTTGATTTATAA
- the sufC gene encoding Fe-S cluster assembly ATPase SufC, with protein sequence MLKIIDLHANIDDKSILKGINLEIKPGEVHAIMGPNGSGKSTLAAVVAGKEEYEVEKGKITFEDQDIDELSVEERAHKGIFLSFQYPVEIPGVTVTNFMKTSLNEMRKAKGLEDMPAKEMLKMIREKSELLEIDRKFLSRSLNQGFSGGEKKRNEIFQMAMLEPKLAILDETDSGLDIDALRIVANGVNKLKTKDNAVVVITHYQRLLDYIVPDFVHVLHNGKIVKSGTKELAFELEEKGYDWIKQEAEN encoded by the coding sequence ATGTTAAAAATAATCGATTTACATGCAAACATTGACGATAAGTCAATTCTTAAAGGCATCAATCTAGAAATAAAACCAGGTGAGGTTCATGCAATTATGGGGCCTAACGGTTCTGGTAAAAGCACCTTGGCTGCTGTCGTCGCTGGAAAAGAAGAATACGAAGTTGAAAAAGGAAAAATTACTTTTGAGGATCAAGATATTGACGAACTTTCTGTCGAAGAACGTGCTCACAAAGGCATCTTTTTATCTTTTCAATACCCCGTTGAAATACCTGGCGTAACGGTCACCAACTTCATGAAAACATCGCTCAACGAAATGCGCAAAGCAAAAGGTTTAGAAGATATGCCTGCAAAAGAAATGCTTAAAATGATTCGTGAAAAATCTGAGTTATTAGAAATCGATCGAAAGTTTTTATCGCGTTCTTTAAATCAAGGATTTTCAGGTGGTGAGAAAAAACGAAATGAGATTTTTCAAATGGCGATGTTGGAACCAAAACTAGCCATCCTAGATGAAACCGATTCAGGACTGGATATTGATGCACTTCGCATCGTAGCCAATGGCGTTAACAAACTAAAAACAAAAGATAATGCCGTAGTCGTTATTACGCATTACCAACGTCTGTTGGATTATATCGTACCAGATTTTGTACATGTACTTCACAACGGAAAAATAGTAAAATCTGGAACCAAAGAACTTGCATTTGAATTGGAAGAAAAAGGGTACGACTGGATCAAACAAGAAGCTGAAAATTAA
- the sufB gene encoding Fe-S cluster assembly protein SufB, which translates to MSKYTEDDLREELKTKEYEYGFYTDIDSETFPIGLDESIVRAISKKKEEPEWMTEWRLEAFKVWKTMEEPDWANVKYKKPDFQAIAYYSAPASIDPNKTLDDVDPDLLAMYKKLGISIDEQKKMNNVAMDIVVDSVSVATTFKKTLGEKGIIFMSISEAIKEHPELVKKYMGTVVPTTDNYYAALNSAVFSDGSFCYIPKGVRCPMELSTYFRINQGGTGQFERTLLIADEGSYVSYLEGCTAPSRDENQLHAAVVELIAMDAAEIKYSTVQNWYPGNAEGVGGVYNFVTKRGICEKDAKISWTQVETGSAVTWKYPSCILKGDNSVGEFYSIAVTNNYQQADTGTKMIHLGKNTKSTIISKGISAGKSQNSYRGLVQISSRADNARNFSQCDSLLMGNECGAHTFPYIEVKNKSAQIEHEATTSKIGEDQIFYCNQRGIETEKAIALIVNGFSKEVLNKLPMEFAVEAQKLLEISLEGSVG; encoded by the coding sequence ATGAGTAAGTACACCGAAGATGATTTAAGAGAAGAATTAAAAACCAAAGAATACGAATATGGTTTTTATACAGATATAGATTCTGAAACCTTTCCTATTGGTTTGGATGAATCCATTGTGAGAGCCATTTCAAAAAAGAAAGAAGAGCCGGAATGGATGACCGAATGGCGTTTAGAAGCTTTCAAAGTTTGGAAAACTATGGAAGAGCCAGACTGGGCGAATGTAAAATATAAAAAGCCAGATTTTCAGGCGATTGCTTATTATTCTGCACCAGCCTCTATCGATCCAAATAAAACCCTCGACGATGTCGATCCAGACTTATTGGCAATGTATAAAAAGTTAGGAATTTCGATTGATGAACAGAAGAAGATGAACAATGTCGCTATGGATATTGTTGTTGACTCTGTGTCTGTTGCGACCACATTTAAAAAGACGCTTGGTGAGAAAGGTATCATTTTTATGAGTATTTCTGAAGCCATCAAAGAACATCCAGAACTCGTTAAAAAATACATGGGAACCGTGGTTCCAACAACTGACAATTACTATGCGGCCTTAAACAGTGCTGTGTTTAGTGATGGTAGTTTTTGCTACATTCCTAAAGGTGTTAGATGTCCAATGGAACTCTCTACCTATTTTAGAATTAATCAAGGAGGTACAGGTCAATTTGAACGCACCCTGTTGATTGCAGATGAAGGAAGTTATGTAAGTTACCTCGAAGGTTGTACGGCTCCAAGTAGAGACGAAAACCAATTGCACGCCGCCGTTGTAGAACTGATTGCTATGGATGCTGCTGAAATTAAATACTCCACCGTTCAAAACTGGTACCCTGGAAATGCCGAAGGTGTTGGAGGGGTTTATAATTTTGTAACCAAACGTGGGATCTGTGAAAAAGACGCCAAAATTTCTTGGACACAAGTTGAAACCGGAAGTGCTGTGACTTGGAAATACCCTTCATGCATCTTGAAAGGTGATAATTCTGTAGGGGAATTTTATTCCATCGCGGTGACCAATAATTACCAGCAAGCGGATACAGGAACCAAAATGATTCACTTGGGAAAAAACACAAAATCAACCATCATTAGTAAAGGTATTTCCGCAGGGAAATCGCAAAATAGTTACAGAGGATTGGTTCAAATAAGTTCGAGAGCAGACAATGCTCGGAATTTTTCTCAATGTGATAGTTTGTTAATGGGGAATGAATGTGGCGCACACACTTTTCCATATATCGAAGTTAAAAACAAATCAGCTCAAATAGAGCATGAAGCGACCACAAGTAAAATTGGGGAAGATCAAATATTTTATTGTAATCAAAGAGGGATCGAAACCGAAAAGGCCATTGCACTCATTGTGAATGGATTTAGCAAAGAAGTCCTCAATAAACTCCCTATGGAATTTGCCGTGGAAGCTCAAAAATTACTAGAAATAAGTCTCGAAGGCTCCGTAGGATAA
- a CDS encoding HesB/IscA family protein, whose product MIKVSETAKSKVLQLMQDDGFDPTNDYVRVGVKSGGCSGLSYDLKFDKSQIEGDKLFEDNGVKIVVDTKSFLYLIGTTLEYSGGLNGAGFVFNNPNANRTCGCGESFSL is encoded by the coding sequence ATGATAAAAGTATCTGAAACAGCAAAAAGTAAAGTCTTGCAATTAATGCAAGATGACGGATTTGATCCTACCAATGACTATGTCCGAGTGGGTGTTAAAAGTGGGGGATGCTCAGGGTTATCTTATGATTTGAAATTTGACAAATCTCAGATTGAAGGTGATAAATTATTTGAAGACAACGGTGTGAAAATCGTGGTTGATACGAAGAGTTTTTTGTATCTAATTGGAACAACTTTAGAATATTCTGGTGGCCTAAACGGTGCTGGATTTGTGTTTAATAACCCCAATGCAAACCGTACTTGTGGGTGTGGAGAATCTTTTTCTTTATAG
- a CDS encoding cytochrome-c peroxidase, with protein sequence MTHKTSYFYIFMFALCVASCNEDSEKPYVNVPTASPLQIPQLFQDLILDPVIPSNNPQTEEGISLGKKLFFDPILSADNTLACAGCHSTTNAFTDETRFSDGIDGLFGNRNSMPLFNLAWNYDNKFFWDGRESGLENQAFEPVTNPIEMHTTWAAVTEKLQQHSEYPELFNAAFGTATVDSVLVSKAIAQFERTLISANSKFDKHLLGTASLTPEETNGFNIFMDESKGDCFHCHGSDNNPLWTDNKFHNNGLDTAFSDLGFGTVTGDPADNGKFRSPSLRNLAFTAPYMHDGRFETLEDVINHYSEGLQDSPTIDPLMKKVDQGGVQLSPQEKADLKAFLLSLSDLDFINNPSFSNP encoded by the coding sequence ATGACACATAAAACATCTTATTTTTATATATTTATGTTTGCCTTGTGTGTCGCATCCTGCAACGAAGACTCCGAAAAGCCTTATGTCAATGTGCCTACGGCGAGTCCACTACAAATTCCTCAATTATTTCAAGACCTCATCCTAGATCCTGTGATTCCGTCAAACAACCCACAAACAGAAGAGGGAATCTCTTTAGGGAAAAAACTGTTTTTCGACCCCATTTTATCCGCAGACAACACCCTAGCATGTGCCGGTTGTCACAGTACGACCAACGCATTTACCGATGAGACCCGCTTTAGCGATGGAATTGACGGGCTGTTTGGAAACCGAAACTCCATGCCTTTATTTAATTTAGCGTGGAATTATGACAATAAATTCTTTTGGGACGGACGCGAATCTGGACTTGAAAACCAAGCGTTTGAACCTGTTACCAATCCGATCGAAATGCACACCACTTGGGCGGCTGTCACAGAAAAACTACAACAACATTCAGAATATCCTGAACTATTTAATGCGGCATTTGGCACAGCGACTGTTGACTCTGTTTTGGTTTCTAAAGCCATCGCTCAGTTTGAGAGAACACTCATTTCGGCGAATTCAAAATTTGACAAACACCTCTTAGGAACCGCCTCCTTAACTCCTGAAGAAACGAATGGGTTTAACATCTTTATGGACGAATCAAAAGGCGATTGCTTTCATTGCCACGGCAGTGATAATAATCCACTTTGGACGGATAATAAGTTTCACAATAATGGTTTAGATACTGCATTTTCAGATCTCGGATTTGGAACTGTGACTGGAGACCCTGCTGACAATGGTAAATTCAGATCTCCTTCCTTAAGAAATCTTGCTTTTACAGCGCCTTATATGCACGATGGTAGATTTGAAACGCTTGAAGATGTCATCAATCATTACAGTGAAGGCTTGCAAGATTCTCCTACCATTGACCCCTTGATGAAAAAAGTAGATCAAGGAGGCGTGCAACTCAGCCCTCAAGAAAAAGCCGATTTGAAGGCATTTCTTTTAAGCTTATCGGACCTAGATTTCATAAATAACCCGAGCTTTTCAAATCCATAG
- a CDS encoding MbnP family protein, with protein sequence MKQLYTLLTLSLLILFGCSSDSDDVVAPVNTTLTFSHYWDETQITNSDFNTLNFTNAHGELLSIERLRYLISDITFTKTDGQTILLEGYNLVDVTNQTNLSFTPNQKIAQGTYSNVSFVFGLINEKNTDGAYNDLNTASWNVPSLLGGGYHYMQLDGKFITSNNVTQGYNYHAIRANDNAGPNPTFPQDTFFRVDLGAITVAADIEINVAMHIEEWFKNPYSWDLNVYNQMLMPNSAAQILMHENGQSVFTLKGIN encoded by the coding sequence ATGAAACAACTCTACACTTTATTAACTCTTAGCTTACTGATTTTATTTGGATGCAGCTCTGACTCCGATGACGTTGTTGCTCCTGTAAATACAACCCTAACCTTTTCTCATTATTGGGATGAAACCCAAATAACGAATTCCGATTTTAATACGTTAAATTTTACAAATGCTCACGGCGAACTTTTAAGCATTGAACGCTTGCGCTATTTAATTTCAGATATTACATTCACCAAAACAGATGGGCAAACCATTTTATTAGAAGGCTACAACCTAGTGGATGTCACCAATCAAACAAACCTGTCTTTTACCCCCAATCAAAAAATTGCTCAAGGAACTTACAGCAACGTCTCTTTTGTATTTGGACTGATTAATGAAAAAAACACAGATGGTGCTTACAACGATTTGAATACTGCATCTTGGAATGTTCCTTCGTTGTTAGGCGGCGGTTACCACTATATGCAATTAGATGGAAAATTTATAACTTCGAATAATGTAACCCAAGGATATAATTACCACGCCATCCGAGCGAATGACAATGCCGGACCCAATCCAACCTTTCCACAAGACACCTTTTTTCGAGTGGACTTAGGGGCGATTACGGTTGCGGCGGATATAGAAATCAACGTTGCAATGCATATTGAAGAATGGTTCAAAAACCCGTATTCATGGGATCTTAACGTATATAATCAAATGCTAATGCCAAATTCTGCGGCTCAAATTTTGATGCATGAAAATGGGCAAAGTGTATTTACTTTGAAAGGTATTAACTAG
- a CDS encoding choice-of-anchor B family protein, which translates to MKTNFLKLLCIFIGIGLATSCNSEPTGAVSTDADGDGIMNSIDNCPQIANPNQEDADGDGIGDACDLTDSTDTDGDTIIDSEDNCPEVANLDQLDADGDGIGDACEPIDNTDTDGDTIIDSEDNCPEVANLDQLDSDGDGIGDVCDPLAPCDNGMADIYPCDGYDLMSYMSLDDLTPGTGGGSLSGNDSWGWTDPTTNKEYALVGLNSHAAFVDISNPIAPILVGILPTATVNSLWRDIKVYQNHAFIVSEASGHGMQVFDLTRLRSVTNAPETFTADTHFTEFGSAHNIFINETSGYAYVVGTSRGGPFSGGALFINIQNPTSPVSEGGFAAGGYSHDVQVITYTGPDSDHTGKEILVGSNENEIVIADVSDKANPTILSTITYSNTHYTHQGWFTEDLRYFIVGDELDEQRVGNNTRTLVFDLSDLDTPLYDFDYLGPTLAIDHNGYTKGNEYFLANYRAGVRILDVSQIGSDALTEIGFFDTYPESDSAAFNGVWNVYPYFTSGNIIISDIDRGLFIIKKSN; encoded by the coding sequence ATGAAAACTAATTTTTTAAAATTATTGTGCATTTTTATAGGAATTGGACTCGCAACTTCCTGTAATTCCGAACCAACGGGCGCTGTGTCCACAGATGCCGATGGAGATGGAATTATGAATTCTATTGATAATTGCCCTCAAATTGCCAATCCCAATCAAGAAGATGCAGATGGAGACGGCATTGGCGATGCCTGTGATTTGACAGATAGTACAGATACAGATGGCGATACTATCATTGACTCAGAAGACAACTGTCCCGAAGTCGCAAACCTAGACCAACTAGATGCAGATGGCGATGGCATTGGTGATGCTTGCGAACCAATAGATAATACAGATACGGATGGAGACACCATAATTGACTCCGAAGACAACTGTCCCGAAGTCGCAAACCTAGACCAACTCGATTCCGATGGAGATGGTATTGGCGATGTTTGTGACCCATTGGCACCTTGCGATAATGGGATGGCGGACATATACCCTTGCGATGGTTATGACCTTATGAGTTATATGTCTCTAGACGATTTGACTCCCGGTACGGGTGGAGGAAGTCTTTCTGGAAATGACTCTTGGGGCTGGACCGACCCAACAACGAATAAAGAATATGCACTTGTAGGACTCAATTCTCATGCGGCTTTTGTGGACATCAGCAATCCCATTGCTCCTATACTTGTAGGGATCCTTCCCACGGCAACCGTGAATAGCTTGTGGAGAGATATCAAAGTGTATCAAAATCATGCCTTTATTGTAAGTGAAGCTTCTGGGCATGGCATGCAGGTTTTTGATTTGACTCGTTTACGATCTGTTACAAACGCACCCGAAACGTTTACTGCCGACACCCATTTTACAGAATTTGGGAGTGCCCATAATATTTTTATTAACGAGACTTCTGGATATGCCTATGTCGTAGGAACAAGTCGTGGTGGCCCTTTTTCTGGAGGTGCCTTATTTATAAACATCCAAAACCCAACTTCGCCCGTTTCTGAAGGCGGCTTTGCTGCTGGTGGCTATTCTCACGATGTTCAGGTGATTACCTATACGGGACCAGACAGCGACCACACTGGAAAAGAAATATTAGTTGGCAGTAACGAAAATGAAATTGTAATTGCGGATGTTTCAGATAAAGCAAATCCAACAATTTTATCAACCATTACATATTCTAATACTCACTACACCCACCAAGGATGGTTTACAGAAGATTTGAGGTATTTTATTGTAGGTGACGAACTTGATGAACAGAGAGTTGGGAATAATACCCGAACTTTAGTGTTTGATTTATCAGACTTAGACACTCCTCTTTATGACTTTGATTATTTAGGTCCTACACTTGCCATCGATCATAACGGCTACACCAAAGGAAATGAATACTTTTTGGCCAATTATCGAGCAGGCGTTCGAATCCTTGATGTGTCTCAAATAGGAAGTGATGCCCTAACTGAAATTGGGTTTTTTGACACCTATCCAGAAAGTGACAGTGCTGCATTTAACGGCGTTTGGAATGTATATCCCTATTTTACAAGTGGAAACATTATTATTAGTGATATTGATAGAGGCCTGTTTATCATTAAAAAAAGTAATTAA
- the thiL gene encoding thiamine-phosphate kinase, translating into MIEDKNQENTPLSSLGEFGLIDHLTKRFTDKNSSTVKGIGDDAAILDFKNKSVVLTTDLLVEGVHFDLSYMPLKHLGYKAVMVNLSDVYAMNANATQITVSVAVSNRFSLEALDALYEGIHKAAEVYGVDVVGGDTTSSTTGLMISVTALGEVDLDTVVKRSGAQPNDLLVVSGDLGGAYLGLQVLEREKEVFKVNPNNQPDLDGYTYIIERQLKPEARKDIVKLLKDLEVVPTSMIDISDGLSSEIIHLCKQSEVGCDLYEDKIPLDPQVISTCEEFNMDSTTVALNGGEDYELLMTISQEDFPKIKANPNLTVIGYMTEPSVGMNLVTRGETKIQLTAQGWNPISSDSEA; encoded by the coding sequence ATGATAGAAGATAAAAATCAAGAAAATACGCCCCTAAGTAGTTTAGGTGAATTTGGACTAATAGACCATTTAACCAAACGATTTACCGATAAAAATAGTTCCACTGTTAAAGGGATTGGGGATGATGCTGCGATATTAGATTTTAAAAATAAATCGGTGGTGCTGACTACTGATTTATTGGTTGAAGGCGTTCATTTCGATTTAAGTTATATGCCCTTAAAACATTTGGGGTATAAAGCAGTGATGGTTAATCTTTCTGATGTATATGCCATGAATGCAAATGCCACACAAATTACGGTTTCTGTGGCGGTTTCCAATCGGTTTTCTTTGGAAGCATTGGATGCATTGTACGAAGGAATTCACAAAGCCGCTGAGGTGTATGGCGTTGATGTAGTTGGTGGCGATACCACCTCTTCTACAACAGGTTTGATGATTTCTGTAACCGCTCTTGGTGAAGTTGATTTAGACACGGTTGTCAAACGAAGTGGTGCGCAACCAAACGATTTATTAGTGGTGAGTGGCGATCTTGGTGGGGCTTATTTAGGTCTTCAAGTTTTAGAACGTGAAAAAGAAGTTTTTAAAGTGAACCCGAACAATCAACCAGATTTGGATGGGTACACCTATATTATAGAACGTCAATTGAAACCCGAAGCCCGAAAGGACATCGTGAAACTTTTGAAAGATTTAGAGGTAGTACCAACGTCTATGATTGATATTAGCGATGGCTTGTCCTCAGAAATCATTCATTTATGCAAACAAAGTGAAGTAGGATGTGATTTATATGAAGATAAAATCCCTTTAGACCCGCAGGTCATTTCAACTTGTGAAGAGTTTAATATGGACAGCACGACTGTCGCACTGAATGGGGGGGAGGATTATGAACTTCTCATGACCATTTCGCAAGAAGATTTTCCTAAAATTAAAGCCAATCCAAACTTAACGGTTATTGGCTATATGACCGAGCCGAGTGTCGGAATGAACTTGGTGACACGTGGCGAAACTAAAATTCAGTTAACAGCTCAAGGATGGAATCCGATAAGTTCAGATTCAGAAGCATAG
- the gldD gene encoding gliding motility lipoprotein GldD, with protein MKSFAVLLCIFMCFSCDEIPVPKPKAFLSLDYPKAAYHKSLLELPFEFEKNKLAQLNVSKKNNTLEGIILRYPALKASVFINYKKVDNNLEKYISDARARTQKHLQVADEISERMYENDPQNLYGMFYDLKGNVASQSQFYVTDSTKHFISGALYFETKPNYDSILPAINYIQKDMMHLIESLRWK; from the coding sequence ATGAAATCGTTCGCTGTTCTTTTATGTATTTTTATGTGTTTCTCTTGTGATGAAATTCCGGTGCCAAAACCAAAAGCCTTTTTGAGTTTGGATTATCCAAAAGCGGCTTACCATAAAAGCTTGCTGGAGTTGCCTTTTGAATTTGAAAAAAACAAACTTGCCCAGCTGAATGTTTCTAAAAAAAACAACACTCTTGAAGGGATTATTCTTCGCTATCCCGCACTAAAAGCCTCTGTTTTTATCAATTATAAAAAAGTAGATAACAACCTCGAAAAATATATTTCGGACGCAAGGGCAAGGACTCAAAAACACCTTCAAGTGGCGGATGAAATTTCAGAACGGATGTATGAAAACGACCCACAAAATTTATACGGTATGTTTTATGACCTAAAGGGAAATGTAGCGTCACAATCCCAGTTTTATGTAACCGACAGTACAAAGCATTTTATATCTGGAGCGCTTTATTTTGAGACCAAACCCAACTACGATTCCATTTTACCAGCCATCAACTATATTCAAAAGGATATGATGCATCTTATCGAAAGTTTGCGCTGGAAATAA